GGCGTTGCCGAGCTTGGCGTGATCGCTGGCGGGGGCATTCTCATCGCCTTTGTGCTCACGGTCACGCTCCTGCCCGCTCTCCTCGCGATCTTAGTTCCTGGCCCCGAAAAGAAGCATGTCGGATTTACCCGCCTTCGTCCTGTGAATGACTTTCTGGTCCGTCAGCGCCTTGGCATCCTTGGAGCATCTGCGCTTGTATCGTTGCTGGCCTTCGTAGGGCTTTTTCTGCTCCGCTTCGATTTTGACCCGCTACACCTAAAGGATCCCACCTCTGAGAGTATGGCCACACTCATGTCATTGGCGAGTGATCCATGGACCACTCCCTATACGCTGAATGTGCTGACCGACGGGCCAGAAACGGCGAGGGAAATGGCGACTAAGTTGTCCCAGCTGCCAGAGGTGCGGGACACGATGACGATTTTCAGTTTCGTTCCTGAGGAACAGGCTCGAAAGTTGGAAATTTTGGAAAACTTGAGTCTGCTGCTCGGGCCAGTGATGGACACTCCCATCCAACCGACTCAAGTTTCGATAGATGATTTATCGGGGGCGCTCGACGGGAGTCGCGCGGATATTCAGTACTATTTGGAATCGGACCAGGTTAATGAGCCGACTAAAACAGACGCGGCCAATTTATCAGCGGCATTGAACCGACTGGCGGCCGTTTCGGACCCAGCCAAGCTTCAGGCAATTTCGAATGAGATTGTCGGTGGGTTCGGAGAAGCGCGGAGCCTTATGGTGGCAGTTCTCGATCCGCAAACAGTCACTCCGGAGAGCTTACCCGAGAGTCTTCGCCGCAGCTGGATTGCTCCAGATGGCCAATATCGTATTGTTGCCTATCCGAGGGGCGACGCTCAAAATCCGGATGAGTTGCTGAAGTTTGTTGATGCCGTCAGAACGGTGGCTCCCGATGCGACGGGCATGCCAATTACGATTCACGAATCGAGCTCGCTTGTTATCAATGCTTTCATTACAGCCGCGATCCTTGCCTCAATATCGATAGCCATTCTGCTTTGGCTAACGCTAAGGAGGGTGTCTGATGTCGTCCGAACATTGTTGCCCTTGCTTCTGGCGGGATTGTGGACACTTGGCTTGTGTGGGCTGATAGGAATTCAGCTGAATTTTGCCAATATAATTGGTCTTCCCCTACTTTTGGGGATAGGCGTTACATTTCCGATTTATCTGGTTCACTCCTGGCGGCATGGAGAAAACAATCTGCTCTCTGCGCCTGTTGCGCGGGCGGTTATGTTTAGTGCGCTGACGGTTCTTGCCTCTTTTGGCAGCTTGGCGATATCGAGCCACCCAGGAACGTCGCAGCTCGGGATTCTACTGACAATCGCGTTGGGACTTACTCTGGTCGCAAGCTTTATCTTTTTGCCGTCGCTGCTGGGAAAACCTCCCCAGCAGCTGGAGAGCAGAGACTGACGGTGTCAGAACTTGATTGCGGCGGCTCTCATTATTGGGAGAGCTGCCGTGCACCGGCCTCTAATCGAGCGACCAGCCCCTTGGGACCTTGCTGCTGCAGGACAGCTCCGAATTCGGAGCGCCATTGAGCAAGCTGACTGATTGAGCCGCTGAGATAAACATCGATCACCCGTCCATTGAGGACGCGATATCCGAGCTTGACGCCTTGCGGAACGATCTGCGTGTTCACGATCACCGTCTGTCGTCCACCATCAGTCACGCCATCTGTCACAAAGCTTTCGCCACCCCAAGAATCAAATCGGCTCGCATAATTGGCGATCACCCATTTGGCGAAAGCATCTTCGATTGACCGCCGTTCGGACGCACTGAGCGATCCCCACTGTGAACCGACAATGAGCCGGGCCATAGTCTGCAAGCCGAAAGTGCGTCGAACTAAAGGGGCGAGCCGTTGAGCGCGTCCGGCATATCCTAAACTGGCTCCCTGTTTCATCGTCGAGAGGAGGCCCGCGTGAAAGTTTCCGATCAAAGTCTCTGCGGCGCTGCTGGCTTGCGCGGCTGGCCCAGGAACGGTTGTCACCGGAAGCGCTACGGCTAAGCCAAGGACCAGGGGCGTTAAAATAAAGAAGCGTCGGAACAAGTGAGTTCTCCTTGAAGTGAGGTCATGAAGAGAAGGAAGTTTGATTTCATTCTAACCAAATAAGCCCAATTTCGACGAATGGCGGCACATCGTCGGGACATTGTAACGCTCGCATACACCTGCGTGATCCGACATTGGCCTTGGCGACCGGATCATGTATCTCTCAAATGAGGCACTCTTTGGCAACAGAAGGCTAGAGACTACACGGTAAACGAGAATCTGGTGGGCTTGGCGTTGGAAATTATTAAGACAGTTGCATCTGTCCCTATCTTGGGCGGCACGATTTTTTCCCTTCTGTGTGTCCTCGCAACTTGGCGTCTGTTGGCGGCAAGGACACGCATTACCCCTTCATTTTTCCCCCCGGTTTCTATCCTCAAGCCGGTCTATGGTCTGGATCGCGACCTGGAGGACAACCTTCTCAGCTTTTGCCGGCAGGACTATCCAGAATTCCAGTTGGTTCTGTGCGTTCAGCGGCTAAACGATCCCGCTTTGCCGATCTTGAGGCGGGTCGCACATCGTTATCCGGAAATTGTCACCTTGGTGGTGAAGGAGAGCGAGCCCGTCTTTAACGGAAAAATCCAGAACATTTCCAATGGCCTGGAGGCAGCACTCCATGAATTCTTGGTGATCAGCGATGCTGATGTGCGTGTGGCGCCCGATTATCTTCGGACCATCATCTCGCCGCTTCATGATCCGGCTGTCGGCTTCTCGTGCACACTTTACCGTACGGCGGACGCACGCACGACATATGACAAGCTCGAACTGTTGAGCATGAACGCTGACTTTTTACCGAGCCTCCTGTTTACGGCTTGGACCAACGCCGCTGTTTTTTGCTTGGGTGCGACGGTGGCTGTCCGGCGCACAGACGTCGACGCTGTTGGTGGTATCCCCTCCCTGGCGGAGTTCCTCGTGGAGGATCAGGAAATGGGCCGACGTTTGGTCCAGGCCGGAAAGCGAATGAGCCTGTCTCCCACCTTTGTTGATATTATCCCCGATTATCGAACTTTTCGTCAGTGGTGGAGCCACCAGGTGTATTGGGATCAAAATACCAAAGCGGCAAATCCCCTTGGTTTCGCTTTGACAATCCTGACACGCGCCATTCCCTTTGCCCTCATCTTTCTGCTGGCGGATGGTTTTGGGCCACTCGGTTCAATGGTTTTTGCATTTGCTTTGACGGCACGTTTAGGTACAGCAGCGGTCATCTCGCGAATGCTCGGAGATCGCGAGTCACTTCGAGCCCTTTGGCTACTGCCCTTTCGGGATCTTTTAGGCTTGGTTTCGTGGGCAGCAGCCCTCAGCAAGAGAACCTTCCTCTGGCGCGGCAATCGCTTCCGGTTGGACCGTCGCGGCCGGATATTTAGAGTTCGGCCCGGCCAAGTGACAGTTTCAAGGTCGTAAGTACCGCATGTCCAAGCTGTTGACCACAGTGGCTCTAGCGGCAGGCATCGCTCTGCTGGTCTGGATTCTCTCCGAATCTGACTTGGATGCCGCAATTGAAGTGGCCGCCCGTGTGGGTGTTCTGGGTCTCACAGCTATACTGTTCGTTTTTGCAGCTGGCTTCGCTGCTGAGATTGCTGCCTGGGCCTTAACATTTGGAACAAGCCTTAGAGCGCAGTGGCTTTGGCGTCTGTGGCGTGTCAACATGGTAGGCGAGGCTCTTAGCGTAGTCATGCCCTTCGGTGCTTTGGGAGGGGAGCCATTCAAAGCGCTCCTTCTCAACAGGGCATATGGCGTCCCCTACCCCACGTCGTCATCGTCGCTGGTCTTGGTCCAGACCATGTTCGCAATGGCGCAAGTACCTTTTGTTCTCATAGGACTGGGACTTGCACTAGCCTCGGGCGTAATTCCGACAGCCATCGTCAATTCCATGATTATAGCCGCCCTGGGGCTCACCGTACTCATGCTATTCTGCCTGATCGCAATTCACCGCCGGTGGCTGTCTGCGCTTCCACGTTTTCTTGATCGAAGCAGCCGGTTTAGTTCGCTCTCGGCACTGATCGCCTCCCTAGTCGA
This genomic stretch from Rhodoligotrophos appendicifer harbors:
- a CDS encoding MMPL family transporter → MRISMDRPWLVIATSIIACICLAIYAANTLTVNVDTNDLFSRDAPFLQAEDRFNALFPGEADQILVVLDGPTKLKADQAADKLVERLSQEKSLFPSIQQPGGGEFFRRNGLLYLTPQQLEAFSNQLTKAQPILATLSANPTLVGMLDVVSLIFQGATMGEPGVADSHAFLTQLTGAIDNGLNGKPASLDWSALLGGSIGPKIAPRAFILIHPKLDTGQLTPGKPASDRIRATANELGLTEANGYSVRLTGSVPLSDEEFATVEHGSTIAILLSVSLVIIILAFALHSWKLIFSALVVLGMGFLGTMGWAALAIGELNLISIGFTVMFVGIAIDFGIQFCMRLREERHRIDDFRLSLESTGNLLARPLLLAAVATSAGFFSFLPTSYRGVAELGVIAGGGILIAFVLTVTLLPALLAILVPGPEKKHVGFTRLRPVNDFLVRQRLGILGASALVSLLAFVGLFLLRFDFDPLHLKDPTSESMATLMSLASDPWTTPYTLNVLTDGPETAREMATKLSQLPEVRDTMTIFSFVPEEQARKLEILENLSLLLGPVMDTPIQPTQVSIDDLSGALDGSRADIQYYLESDQVNEPTKTDAANLSAALNRLAAVSDPAKLQAISNEIVGGFGEARSLMVAVLDPQTVTPESLPESLRRSWIAPDGQYRIVAYPRGDAQNPDELLKFVDAVRTVAPDATGMPITIHESSSLVINAFITAAILASISIAILLWLTLRRVSDVVRTLLPLLLAGLWTLGLCGLIGIQLNFANIIGLPLLLGIGVTFPIYLVHSWRHGENNLLSAPVARAVMFSALTVLASFGSLAISSHPGTSQLGILLTIALGLTLVASFIFLPSLLGKPPQQLESRD
- a CDS encoding ABC transporter substrate-binding protein, which translates into the protein MTTVPGPAAQASSAAETLIGNFHAGLLSTMKQGASLGYAGRAQRLAPLVRRTFGLQTMARLIVGSQWGSLSASERRSIEDAFAKWVIANYASRFDSWGGESFVTDGVTDGGRQTVIVNTQIVPQGVKLGYRVLNGRVIDVYLSGSISQLAQWRSEFGAVLQQQGPKGLVARLEAGARQLSQ
- a CDS encoding glycosyltransferase, encoding MGLALEIIKTVASVPILGGTIFSLLCVLATWRLLAARTRITPSFFPPVSILKPVYGLDRDLEDNLLSFCRQDYPEFQLVLCVQRLNDPALPILRRVAHRYPEIVTLVVKESEPVFNGKIQNISNGLEAALHEFLVISDADVRVAPDYLRTIISPLHDPAVGFSCTLYRTADARTTYDKLELLSMNADFLPSLLFTAWTNAAVFCLGATVAVRRTDVDAVGGIPSLAEFLVEDQEMGRRLVQAGKRMSLSPTFVDIIPDYRTFRQWWSHQVYWDQNTKAANPLGFALTILTRAIPFALIFLLADGFGPLGSMVFAFALTARLGTAAVISRMLGDRESLRALWLLPFRDLLGLVSWAAALSKRTFLWRGNRFRLDRRGRIFRVRPGQVTVSRS
- a CDS encoding lysylphosphatidylglycerol synthase domain-containing protein; the encoded protein is MSKLLTTVALAAGIALLVWILSESDLDAAIEVAARVGVLGLTAILFVFAAGFAAEIAAWALTFGTSLRAQWLWRLWRVNMVGEALSVVMPFGALGGEPFKALLLNRAYGVPYPTSSSSLVLVQTMFAMAQVPFVLIGLGLALASGVIPTAIVNSMIIAALGLTVLMLFCLIAIHRRWLSALPRFLDRSSRFSSLSALIASLVEIEHHLFDFFRRNPSRFISTLTLFFINWLFGVAEIWVILQLVDAPVSFWDCWIIEAAIVLIKSATFFVPAHLGSLEAVTIYVSSIFTGSTEIGLGLAILRRLRELIWTVVGLVIGAFYSWLWPTSGQSARF